The Pantoea vagans genome includes a window with the following:
- a CDS encoding LysR family transcriptional regulator, producing the protein MLSNEIRYFLAVANTGSLSAASEQLFVAVSAISRQIQRLETQVGVPLFERHARGMVLNEAGEIFASHVRKNMLDMEYALAEIKGLKAVRRTQIRVACTDGLAFTLLPTLIATFREGNPGILFDIKVASTQGVAELLRSGECDVALQFSLHAERGVEVIGSWPAPVLLVMHQTHPLASSPQVALSDISHYPLALPQQNTTVRQLFELASHMSGNLIEPVITCDTFSTLFQFLLRTPLALTICSAFTVLQEAETHGLVLRSVGIDQLSQRNLQLQAQSGRPRSAALNVFLAFLQQQLSALTNS; encoded by the coding sequence ATGTTAAGTAATGAAATCCGCTATTTTCTCGCTGTCGCCAATACGGGATCGCTCAGTGCGGCCAGCGAACAGCTGTTTGTTGCCGTCTCCGCCATCAGCCGTCAGATTCAACGCCTGGAAACTCAGGTTGGCGTGCCGCTGTTTGAACGCCATGCCCGGGGCATGGTACTGAACGAAGCCGGGGAAATTTTTGCCAGTCACGTGCGCAAAAACATGCTGGATATGGAGTATGCGCTGGCGGAGATCAAAGGGCTGAAAGCCGTGCGCCGCACGCAAATACGCGTTGCCTGCACCGATGGCTTGGCTTTCACGCTGTTGCCCACGCTGATAGCCACCTTTCGCGAAGGCAATCCAGGTATTTTGTTTGATATTAAAGTCGCCAGCACGCAAGGCGTGGCGGAACTGTTACGCAGCGGCGAGTGCGATGTCGCGTTGCAATTCAGCCTACACGCTGAGCGCGGCGTTGAGGTTATCGGTTCCTGGCCCGCGCCGGTGCTGTTAGTGATGCATCAGACGCATCCGCTGGCCAGCTCACCACAGGTGGCTCTCAGCGACATCAGCCACTATCCGCTGGCCCTGCCACAGCAAAACACCACGGTACGCCAACTGTTCGAGCTGGCGAGCCATATGAGCGGCAACCTGATTGAGCCGGTTATTACCTGCGATACCTTTTCAACGCTGTTCCAGTTTTTACTACGTACGCCGCTGGCCTTAACGATTTGCAGTGCCTTTACGGTGTTGCAGGAGGCAGAAACCCATGGCTTGGTGCTGCGGTCGGTGGGGATTGATCAGCTTAGCCAGCGTAATCTGCAATTGCAGGCGCAATCAGGGCGGCCCCGTAGCGCCGCCCTGAATGTGTTTTTGGCTTTTTTACAGCAGCAGCTGAGTGCGTTGACTAATTCTTAA
- a CDS encoding M20 family metallopeptidase, which yields MTAQHAVQQATAWFDSGEFQRILARRVTQRTESQRQDRDSELQRYLQDEIGPQLIALGFTLHFIENSEAAHRPFLVAVRIEDPALPTLLSYGHGDVVFGDDENWREGLSPWQLVEEGDRWYARGSADNKGQHCVNLAALEQVFQARGGRLGFNCKLLFEMGEEISSPGLAQLCQQHGELLKADLFIASDGPRLNAVRPTLFLGSRGAVNFRLTITARDNAYHSGNWGGLLTNPGTQLANAIASLVNAQGVLQVEALKPNSLTQQVRDILSDIEVGGMPGDPEIDANWGEPLLTPTERLYGWNTLEVLSFLTGNPARPMNAIPGEATAVCQLRFVVGTDWQNLAQHISDHLAQQSFGYVKVEFMRGSPATRLDPTDPLVDWVLSSMAETSGKKPALLPNLGGSLPNEVFSDILGLPTLWVPHSYPACGQHGVNEHMLKSIAREGLQMMTRLLWDLGEKGSDLVAQHRKHTGGAA from the coding sequence ATGACAGCACAACACGCGGTACAACAGGCCACCGCCTGGTTCGATAGCGGGGAATTTCAGCGGATACTGGCACGGCGCGTCACGCAGCGTACCGAAAGCCAGCGTCAGGATCGCGACAGCGAATTACAGCGTTATTTACAGGATGAGATTGGCCCGCAGCTGATTGCGCTGGGCTTTACCCTGCATTTTATTGAGAACAGCGAAGCCGCTCATCGTCCTTTCCTGGTGGCCGTGCGCATCGAAGATCCCGCATTGCCGACCTTGCTGAGTTACGGGCATGGTGATGTGGTATTCGGCGATGATGAAAACTGGCGCGAAGGTTTATCGCCCTGGCAGTTGGTCGAAGAAGGCGATCGTTGGTACGCGCGCGGCAGCGCAGACAACAAAGGCCAGCACTGTGTGAATCTGGCGGCGTTGGAGCAGGTGTTCCAAGCGCGCGGTGGCCGCCTCGGCTTTAACTGCAAACTGCTGTTTGAGATGGGCGAAGAGATCAGCTCACCGGGTCTGGCGCAACTGTGCCAGCAGCATGGTGAACTGTTAAAAGCGGACCTGTTTATCGCTTCCGATGGTCCGCGTTTGAATGCGGTGCGACCGACTTTATTCCTCGGCTCACGCGGCGCGGTGAATTTCCGTCTGACCATTACCGCCCGCGACAACGCCTACCACTCTGGCAACTGGGGTGGCTTACTCACCAATCCGGGTACACAACTGGCGAATGCCATTGCCTCACTGGTTAACGCGCAGGGCGTGTTACAGGTTGAAGCGCTAAAACCGAATTCGCTGACCCAGCAGGTGCGCGACATCCTCAGTGATATCGAAGTGGGTGGCATGCCAGGCGACCCCGAAATCGACGCGAACTGGGGCGAGCCGTTATTGACGCCAACAGAGCGTCTGTACGGTTGGAATACCTTGGAGGTGCTGTCATTCCTGACCGGTAACCCCGCGCGACCGATGAATGCCATCCCTGGTGAAGCAACAGCGGTATGTCAGCTGCGCTTTGTGGTCGGCACCGATTGGCAGAATCTGGCGCAACATATCAGCGACCATCTTGCGCAGCAGAGCTTTGGCTATGTGAAGGTCGAGTTTATGCGGGGATCACCGGCCACCAGGCTGGATCCGACCGATCCGCTGGTGGATTGGGTGTTATCCAGCATGGCAGAAACCAGCGGCAAAAAGCCGGCGCTGTTACCGAATCTGGGCGGCTCACTGCCTAACGAAGTGTTCTCCGACATTCTCGGCCTCCCCACGCTATGGGTTCCGCACTCTTATCCGGCCTGTGGTCAGCATGGCGTCAACGAACATATGTTGAAGTCGATCGCGCGTGAAGGTCTGCAAATGATGACCCGGCTGCTGTGGGATCTCGGTGAGAAAGGCAGCGATTTAGTGGCACAGCATCGTAAACATACAGGAGGTGCAGCATGA